The Corallococcus caeni region TGCTGCGCTTCAACCCGCGCCCCAACTACCCCTGGTACTCGAAGCTGAGCCTTCCGCGCAGCCAGCACCTGCTGGGCACGAGCAACACGGGCGTCCGCATCGTGGAGTTCGACCTCACGCCGCTTCGGGACAACCTGGGCGGCGGCGTGGTGGGCTGGACGGACAGCTCCACGGAGGTCACGGCCTTCAACCGGCTGAACATGGCGCTGCGCATGAGCGAGGACGGCATCTTCCAGGTGCGCAACGGCGCGGGCTACTCGTGGATCCGTCGCGTGCCGTACGTGCGCGGCCAGACGTACCACTTCCGCATGAACGTGGACCTGCTCGCGCAGCGCTACACCGTCTGGGTGACACCGCCCGGCGCCGCGGAGCTGCTGCTCGTGGACCGCGTCGCGTTCCGCGCGGACGGGCCGCCCATCAACGACCTGGGGCGCGCGGCGGTCATCTCCACCGTGGAGGACAGCGACTTCCGCGTGAACAACCACCGCGTCTACGCGCCCACCGCCAGCGTGGCGGCCGCGCTGAACGCACCGGTTCCGTTGCCGGAGGCCTTGTGGCGGGAGCTGGACGCCCCCGAGCGCCTCTCCCAGGGCCCCGTCGTTCCGTCCGAGCGCTGACAGCAGGCGCCTGTCCGGTGGCCCGCCCGGCATCACGGTGGGCCACCGCGAGTGCATGCGAGCCGGAACGCGGTTACATCCACCGCGTGACGAACCTGGACCTCTTCCTCCCGGAACCCGCCCCGCGCCCTGCCGCCGTCCCCGAGGGCCCTGGCCCGCTCGACCGGCTGCTGAAGGTGTCGCGCATCTATCTAGAGCCCGCCGTGAGGGAGTACGCGCGTGGGCGGGAGATTCTGGCGCGCTACCCGGACGCGGAGCAGGTGGAGGTGGTCTCCCACCAGCGCATCCCCGGCCTCTTTGGCAACGAAGGCAACGTGGAGGCCTGGAACCGCATCAAGGGCAGCACCCTGGTGCTGGGCGTGAAGAAGACGCTGTCCTTCATCGCCAACGACCGCAGCTCGGACTTCATCGCGCCCTCCACCGCGAACGGCTGCGTGATGGCGTGCGCGTACTGTTACGTGCCGCGCAACAAGGGCTACGCGAACCCCGTGACGGTGTTCGTGAACATCGCCCGGCTCCAGGAAGCCATCCGCAAGCACGCGCACAAGCGCGGGCCCAAGCTGGAGCCCAACACCGTGGACCCGCACGCGTGGGTCTACGACATCGGGTGCAACAGCGACTGCTCGGCGGACGCGGCCATCAGCGACAACGTGCGGGACCTGGTGCGGCTGTTCACCACGCTGCCCAACGCCAAGGCCAGCTTCGCCACCAAGCTGGTCAACCGCGAGCTGCTCACCTACGAGCCGAAGGGCAGAACGCGCATCCGCTTCAGCCTGATGCCGCATGCGCCGGCGAAGCTGCTGGACGTGCGCACCAGCCCCATCGCGGAGCGCATCGCCGCCATCGACGACTTCGTGGCGGCCGGCTACGAGGTACACCTCAACTTCTCCCCCGTCATCCTCCACGAGGGCTGGCAGGACGGCTACGTGGAGCTGTTCCAGCAGGTGGACGCGGCCATCGGCGAGCGAGCGAAGAAGCAGCTCGCATGCGAGATCATCTTCCTCACGCACAACGCGGGCCTGCACGAGGTGAACCTGGGCTGGCACCCGAAGGCGGAGGAGCTGCTGTGGCGGCCTGAAATCCAGGAGACGAAGGTGTCCCAGGGGGGCGGCGTCAACGTGCGCTACCGCACCGGATTCAAGGGCCGCCACGTGGCGGAGTTCAAGGCCCTGCTCGCCAGGCACCTGCCGTACTGCCGCGTGCGGTACGCCTTCTGACGAGGCCGCTGGAGGTTCGTTCACAAGTCCGGCACTGGACGCGAGGGACTGTCGCCGCTACCGAAGCCGTGGATCTCCCGGAGGAGGCGATGAAGGCGTGCAATCCGTCGCCCCCGTGGTGGAGGGAGCATGAGGCAAATCACCCTCTTTGAGCACCACGTGAGTGTGTCCTCCCGAGTCGGTGGATGGAGGCTCGGGCAGGTTGTCCGGAGCCGCGTCCGTCATGTCCTCTCGGATGCACTTCTCACCGTGCTCGCAGGGAGCAGGCCCCGGGGCGGCTGAAGACAATGGCGTCCCGCTGTCGCGGCCCCAGGGGAGAACCTCTGCATG contains the following coding sequences:
- a CDS encoding spore photoproduct lyase family protein, giving the protein MTNLDLFLPEPAPRPAAVPEGPGPLDRLLKVSRIYLEPAVREYARGREILARYPDAEQVEVVSHQRIPGLFGNEGNVEAWNRIKGSTLVLGVKKTLSFIANDRSSDFIAPSTANGCVMACAYCYVPRNKGYANPVTVFVNIARLQEAIRKHAHKRGPKLEPNTVDPHAWVYDIGCNSDCSADAAISDNVRDLVRLFTTLPNAKASFATKLVNRELLTYEPKGRTRIRFSLMPHAPAKLLDVRTSPIAERIAAIDDFVAAGYEVHLNFSPVILHEGWQDGYVELFQQVDAAIGERAKKQLACEIIFLTHNAGLHEVNLGWHPKAEELLWRPEIQETKVSQGGGVNVRYRTGFKGRHVAEFKALLARHLPYCRVRYAF